The DNA window TCGCCGAGCTCGAGAACCCCTACATCCTCATGGCCGACCAGAAGGTCTCCAACATCCAGGACATCCTGCCGGTGCTCGAGGCCGTCCAGAAGTCCGGCTCCTCGCTGCTCATCATCGCCGAGGACGTCGAGGGCGAGGCCCTGGCCACGCTCATCCTCAACAAGCTTCGCGGCACGCTGAAGATCGCCGCCGTGAAGGCTCCCGGCTACGGCGACCGTCGTAAGCGCATGCTCGAGGACATCGCCGTCCTCACCGGCGGCCAGGTTGCCATGGAGGAGCTTGGCATCAAGCTCGCCGACACCACCGCCGAGATGCTCGGTCGCGCCAAGGCCGTGAAGATCACCAAGGACAACACCACTATCGTCTCCGGCGCCGGCTCCAAGGCCGCCATCGACGAGCGCGTTGCCCAGATCAAGGGCGAGCTCGAGCACACCGACTCCGACTTCGATCGCGAGAAGCTCCAGGAGCGTCTCGCCAAGCTCTCCGGCGGCGTGGCCGTCATCAAGGTTGGCGCTGCCACCGAGGTGGAGCTCAAGGAGATCAAGCACCGCATCGAGGACGCCCTGCAGGCGACCCGCGCGGCCGTTGAGGAGGGCATCGTCGCCGGCGGCGGCGTCGCGTTCCTCGAGGCTCTGCCCGAGCTCGACAAGGTCGAGGCCACGGACGAGGAGAAGATCGGCGTCGAGATTGTGCGCAAGGCTCTGACCGCCCCGGTCAAGAAGATCGCCGAGAACGCCGGCTTCGAGGGCTCCGTCGTCGTCGAGAAGATCAAGAATCTCCCCGCTGGCCAGGGCCTGAACTCCGCCAACGGCGAGTGGGGCGACATGATCGAGATGGGCGTGCTCGACCCGGTCAAGGTCTCCCGCGTGACGCTGCAGAACGCCGCCTCCGTCGCCAGCCTGATCCTCATCACCGAGGCCACGGTCACCGACGAGCCCAAGGACACCACGATCGAGGAGGCCATCTCCGCTGCGGCTGCCCAGGGCGGCCAGGGTGGCGGAATGTACTAAGCCTGAGGGTTTAGCCACCTGACGAAGCCCCGGCCCGGCGTTGCACGCAAACGTCCTCGCGCCTTTGGCGCTGCGGAATGTTTGCGTTGCAACACCGGAGCCGGGGCTTCTGCTGTTT is part of the Parolsenella massiliensis genome and encodes:
- the groL gene encoding chaperonin GroEL (60 kDa chaperone family; promotes refolding of misfolded polypeptides especially under stressful conditions; forms two stacked rings of heptamers to form a barrel-shaped 14mer; ends can be capped by GroES; misfolded proteins enter the barrel where they are refolded when GroES binds); its protein translation is MAKNIMFGTDARAKLAKGVNTLADAVTATMGPKGRYVALERSYGAPTITNDGVSVAKEIELKDHVENMGAQLVKEVATKTNDTVGDGTTTATLLAQVIVNEGLRNVAAGADPLAIRRGIDKAVTAVVDSMKAAAKPVGTKEQIASVGTISASDPQVGQKISDAMEVVGKDGVITVDEDKTNFGISVDTVEGMQFDKGYISPYFATDNSAMVAELENPYILMADQKVSNIQDILPVLEAVQKSGSSLLIIAEDVEGEALATLILNKLRGTLKIAAVKAPGYGDRRKRMLEDIAVLTGGQVAMEELGIKLADTTAEMLGRAKAVKITKDNTTIVSGAGSKAAIDERVAQIKGELEHTDSDFDREKLQERLAKLSGGVAVIKVGAATEVELKEIKHRIEDALQATRAAVEEGIVAGGGVAFLEALPELDKVEATDEEKIGVEIVRKALTAPVKKIAENAGFEGSVVVEKIKNLPAGQGLNSANGEWGDMIEMGVLDPVKVSRVTLQNAASVASLILITEATVTDEPKDTTIEEAISAAAAQGGQGGGMY